Genomic DNA from Coffea arabica cultivar ET-39 chromosome 7e, Coffea Arabica ET-39 HiFi, whole genome shotgun sequence:
TAAACCTAATGGGGAAAACACAAATTGCGAGTGAAGTAAGTGCAATAAAGAGAAGTTGCAGCATATAAGTAGTGTTACAAGTTTGCAATGACTAGTGCTCCAACTCTAAGATTATAAAGGCAGCAAGACAACAAAATAAGAAATACAAGTTAACGCAAAATGAGCAATTTCAAAAAGAGGAAATTAGTAGAAGATATTGTAACAAATCGTAACAAGTTCTAACATTCAAAGGGGCTCTTATAATTCACCAACATCATTTAATATAAAGAATTTATATTATGGTTACAACAGGAAAGCGACAACCAAGATTTCAGAGAATGAAAGAAATCCAAATGAGCTATATTTGCCTCTAATGTCTGTTTGATGTGTTAGGTAATAGTAATGTCAGAAATTCTCTGTCTTTTATTGctacaaggaaaaaaaagttgttATTATAATTAGTTTTGTTAATTGTGTCTTGATTTTTTTACTCTCCAAATTCGTTTTCTTCTGTGCAAATTTTAATTAATCAATTAGGGGTTTCTAGTAGAGTAATGTGGTCAGTTTACCACCCATGATGGAGACATCTTGTCTAGTCAATCTGATAGGGGAGGTAAGAGAGATTTTTAAAACTACAGAGATGTTAAGTGACATTTAGGTGAACCTCAgaggaggtttgtgaaattatcccattcTGAAAACGAAAATTACTTTTTTCATAGGTGACTCAGTACACTTAAATTCAATACTAAGtggaaatttcaaatttcttttaaaaaaaccTTTTCTAGACTTTTACTCGGCCAGACCTTTACCGAGTCGGATATTAGTTCCTTTTCTTTACctaccttttctttttctatagttttatttttgaaaaagtccacaaaaaaatcattttcaaattaGGTTattagatttatttttattttcatgtttagttaaaaaATGGGGTGCAACATTAACCTATTCTTAATTCCATCCTTGTATATACTATATGTTCATTTGAACCAAAATAAAAATTGCACTTGATTCATGTACCATATTTACTAAATGTACCATATTCAAATGTACCCTATTCTACAAGATTGCAAGATGATCCTATGACATTATTTTCAGCATTAAAGTAGTGTGAATTAGTTCTGATCTAATCGAATCTTGtaggctgttttttttttttggggatctATGAGCTTTTTTCCCCAGCTAATCTGTTCAACACTAATTTTGATTGGTTTTGGGTGTGACAAAGGCTTGATAGAATTGGATGCATGCATCTCTTcttctaaaaacaaaaattcataTATAACCAATTAGAATAATGGCCTCTAGTGCATGAACCACTAAAACTTAAAAGCATAAATAGGAGTGGTAATATACATTTGCATCCAAAGAAGGAAAGAACGGAAGATGGGGAGCTGGAAACGAACTTGTTGGTATGGAGAGGTTTTTCCTTTCACAGCCATGGTTACAATGGAGTGCATCAATGTTGGTATGAACACCATCTTCAAAGCGGCCACAGTGAAGGGTCTGAACTATCACGTTTTCATGCTTTATTCCTATGGGATAGCAGCTCTTCTTCTCCTCCCTCTTTGCTACTTCTTCCACAGGTAATCTACAATCCTAAATCACAAGCCTTCATAATTCTCCTCTCCCTGTAATAATCAAACTAGCAAGTAGTAACTTAtccattcttttcttatttcttaATGTTAACAGGAATTCTCGGCTTCCTCCATTTACCTTTGGCCTCCTTGCTAGATTTTTCTCCCTCGGGCTTCTTGGGTCTGTGTGTTTGTGTCTATATATCAGGGTTCATATCAGAAAGCATTACACACACACAATGCTTTATGTGTGTGTAATGCTTTCTGAtatgaaccctagtaatttGTTTAAATGTTTGTTCTAAAGGAGCTTATCAGACTTTTGTTTTGAAATGTAATTTTAGCTTTGTAGCTCAATATCTTGGAAATACAGGAATCGAGTATAGTACACCAACATTGGCTTCCGCCATGAGCAATATTGCACCGGCTTCCACATTTGTCCTGGCCGTCCTCTTCAGGTCctattttgcttttctttctaaAGTGATTAGCCATTTTCGCTACTCTTCATGCTTGTTTTGGAGCAAGCGAGATGTAATAATGGATTTTCGACACTAAAGTCATAAATGATTGTTCCAGCATGAGTTTTTCTAATCATTGTTAATTCAACTAATTTGCTATCTAAATGTAAATACTAAAAATTATTTCCCcacttttatttgctttcaatGGTTGCCtttgttttttcaaaataatgagGGAATACTTGGGCCAATTGATATTTCTTGTCATGATCAGGATGGAAAAGCTAGAAATGAAGAGCCTGAGTAGCCAAGTTAAGATAATAGGGTGTGCAATAACGATTGCAGGAGCCCTTGTGGTGGTTCTGTACAAAGGCCCAGTGCTACTAAGGAGCCCTGCATCTTCAGCTTCTGTTTTTGCACAGGCAGCACTAGTTACACTCACCACTGGCACCAAACAGTCAAATTGGGTCAAAGGGGGTGCCATCCTCGCTGCTGAATATGTAGTAGCCTCCCTTTGGTATATTTATCAGGTAACATGTTAAAAGCCAAAATTGTCCttttcaattttaaaatttattaaatttgtcCTACTATTGCACCCCCTTGAATTTCGatagaatctttttttttttctcttcacaTTGCCCCGTTATATTCTTGAAGCCTTTGCTATTATCTCCCACTTTTCGAAAAAATAAGAATTTCGACACGAAATAAGAATTACATGAGAATGAAAGCATAATATTCATTTGGAACTCTCATTTTTTTGTACCAGATTGCTCTATCGTAAAGAAAAGACTTATGGTGCAGTTGTTTCTGATATTGTTATTGTCTTAAAACTCTTTACAATTTTGTAAAATTGATGCAATCATCATGCTGGCTGGCTATTGTTTTTTCATAGAGCAACttgttttattaaaaaaattatagccTTTGTGTAGTGCAATTAGAGCATTCACCTACTAATCTTGGGGTCTTGAGTCCACCACTTTCAGGCCAAGGCTATTGGGGAGTACCCAGCAGAACTGGTTGTGGTCTTCTTCTACAACTTATCATGTATGATCATAGCAGCACCCATTTGTTTAATCGAGGTACCAATTTCAAGTGCTTGGAATATATTCAAACTGGATGTGCAGTTGTACGCGGTTTTGTATGCGGTGAGCACATAAACCTAATTTTTTTTGAGTTACTGCTAGAATTTCAAAATAGAAATCTATCTCCCAGGCTACTTATATCTGCTACTTACTGCTCATACAGCTAGTTGGAATGGAAATCATATCGAATCGATGCActgaaattttttcttttttctttttggcttaGGGAGTATTGGGGACAGGCTTCGTTATTCTTGTTCATACTTGGTGCTTACATGTAAAAGGACCTGTATATGTAGCTTCATTTAGGCCATTATCAATTGCCATTGCTGCAATTCTGGGCTTCATTTTTCTTGGCGATAATCTCTACCTCGGAAGGTACATCTCACATGCTCATGATTTTAGATTTTGGTGCTGTCGTGCAacttttgtactttttttttttcaaacacgTTTAGATATACACTCCTATCAATATTTGTCTAATTCTCAATTGTGAGAACGGCAAATGTATAGAAATATGCATCAACCATTTAGAAATATACAGAACCCTAACCCACCTTCCTCAATCcctttgaaattcaacttttacacaaATATCATGAATTtaacggtgatagtgtatacactttcagtgtatataagatttactcatatatatatgtacacttCCTTCTTATATATAGAAGAGCATTTATATCAGATGTTTTGCTAATTTGCAGCGTGATCGGATCATTGATCATATCGATTGGGTTTTATGTTCTAATATGGGCAAAAGCACAAGAAGCAAGTGGAGACAAATCACAAAGTGGTACTATTTTTAGGGAATCTGCCAGCAGAAATGCTCCATTGCTAGACGAATATGATGATTCAACAGATGAAGGACATGCGACTACCACTGCTTGAATAATCAAAcacatttattttttgaactagTGATATACTCCCACCTTTTACCTTGTTCAGCGATTTCTTgggataaatttttttttttttcttgagatGTTGGACACTTGTTTAGATAGCATTTGTGCATCTTCCACGACATATTGAAGCTGTTCTATGGATACAAGTTGTATGTTCTCCACAAAAGTATTCCATGGCAAAATAATCTTTTGGCTTTGTATGGTCTCACACTTCTAGTTGGATCATTTTTTGTTTGGTGACTCCTTTCACGGGCATGATATATGGTTAAGATTCCCTAGTCTGGGTATTTCTAAGTAGGAATAacttgagaaatgaaatgtCAGGAAGGTTTGTGATGGTGTCATTCAGCATtcctgaagttttttttttaaaaaaaaaaaatcacttgttccccttattttcaaatttttgtaacaTTGTAACCCAATTTAAAATGTATTATTAAAGTACTCATTtaaggagagagaaaataattTCTTTTCAACATTGCCTTTTTGTCTCCCTACCATTTTACAATATTATAACTACATTAATCAAAGGTGGAAAACAAAGTCAAAAAACATATTTAACTCTGATGGGACAAAATATAACAGCTGCAATGCTTTTAAAATACAAACAAATACTAACTCTGATGTTTTCAAAGTGCTTGAAGGTCACAAAAATAGACACATGAGAGTAGTGATATACTTAAAGGGAAGTGTAATGTTAGTATTGATCAATTCATCATGAGAGTGAGTCTTGATTAACCTTGGAAATGCATTGCTAACAAGACGAGTTAATAATAAGAGAATGATCATTTTACTTATATTCTTGATCATTAGTGGAATCTATACCCTAGAACTTTGTATTTAGTAATCTTTCCTCTAGGATTTTCATCTTCAAGTTTAgtttacaattttagtttgtTTGATATAATTGCTTTTTATTGCTAAATTTGATTATTGTCTAAATATTAGAATAAGTAAGGTCCTCGTAATTGAAATTTAAGCTctttgtgggatcgacccttgtACTCCCTAAACTATTATCACGGCCTGTACACTTGCAAATAAATGGGAGTatttgaaattaaatttgaGTGCATATTTGAAACTCGTCAATAATATAGATTAaaatttatacccatatatcaaaatttataatataaaaGACATAAATTATACCATTGAGGAGGAAAATGAAttgaaaatatataatatacggcTATAAATTTTAATctatattataaatttagtataatttttaaacCTTTTTCATACACTTTATCTTGTActacaatatataaatatatatcatAGTTTTGAATTGAAATATAAACCTGTGCATGCACGGGTCAAAATGCTAGTGTAAAAAAGTGGAGTGGAAACTTTCCAGTTTGGATGCTTGAGATTACTCAAATCTAGAAGACCAGTTGCTCTATCAGCCTTGTAACTATttctaaaagtaaatgaaatgctgttgttttgacccaaaaaaagcAAAATGTTGTTTACACTcttatttttattaatcacaCTCCAACGATAAGTTTAATCATatagttttcatttattagagtatataataaaacaaatagtggaaatgtaaataataaaaaaatgaagtacaaataacatttttcaagaaaaaatatattatctTGATCTCTTCCATTAAGTGCCTCTGTAACGAGTAAGACAAATAACTCTCATACAATTCATGACTTTTATATAAATGAGGCCCAATCTCTTACAAGTACCCAATTAATCCGTTAACTTAGCATGGTCTGAACTGCTTTGGGATTTGTTTTATTAAGGGACATATGGCAATATTTGAAATGGAATAGGAAGTGAGACAAAATTAGAGATGGCAATTGGGACGAGTGCCCGCGGGAGGTTAATGGGGCGGGGGCGGGTAAATTATCTCCCTGTTAAAAAATAGGACAGGGGGTACCGGAATATACCCTCGCCCCATCTCCCGTCCCGCCACCGTTAAAGtgtgaatatatatataatttaattagttacaaatttataataatgatattattaattacaagtattatataatgtatattattatatatataatataattaatattattacTGTTAAAAAATAGACTCCCCCATCCCCCGTCCCGCCCCCGTTAAAGtgtgaatatatatataatttaattagttacaaatttataataatgatattattaattacaagtattatataatgtatattattatatataatataattaatattattaattatactaataattatacatgtctactaatagaaattattaattagttatgctaaatttactaatacatttatactaaattcctaattacacttaacacaataacactttttttatCTAAAAAAAAGAACACAATAATGGGCGGGTGACTTTATTTAtctcaaaagtgaaaacttgactgtTGTAGTTATATTTGTCCATTCATGTtgaattgtattcaaataacttttcaattgtgaaatttaAGTAAATAATGACTTGGTGATGAGTTAGTATTTAAGTACTTAATTCTTAACTAAAATTTAGCTATAATATAATTATTggacaaatttttattagttcCCGCGAGATAGGGTGGGGTGGTTGTGGGACGGGGGGACTAGTGGACATCACGACAGGGAAAAAGGGAGGGGTCCCCCGTACCCTCAACCCATGGCCATTCCTAGACAAAATGTGGGGCAGAAGATGTATTGCGCTGTAATTGAACcagcatttttattttccttataaTAAACCTTACACTTGTACAGAGATTTTCAATTTACAAACGCTTATACAAATgagattttagtttttttttttttaccaaatttaGATGAAAACTTGAGATAAGTTATATAATGTTTTATTTAAGGATAAAATTTCTTTACACCATTAACTTAGAGAGATTTTGACACCGATAATAGGTTAGATGCATGTTATGTGTgcaaaaagtgacttttaaattTGTATTACTATGGAATGTTTTATTTAAGGATAAAATTTCTTTACACCGTTAGCGTGCTAACCGTGCATAATAGTTTTTGCATAATAGTTATTTAAGGATAAAATTTCTTTACACCGTTACCGTTAGAGAGTTTTTGCCACTAATAGTAAATTTAGCAGCATGCTATGTGTGCATAAAGTGacttttaaatttataattttattatttggcATACATCTAAACTAGTTAGGGTACTAAAATTCTTACATTAATAGTATATAACAAGTTAATTCTTACATTAATAGTGTATAAAAGTGTATAACAAGTTAATTCTTACATTAATAGTGTATAATAAGTTAATTCTCTATTTTTTAGTACCCTAACTAGTTTAGATGCATGCCATAGGATTAAATTTCTGTAGACTAATTGGATGCGTGAAATTGGTTATCACGCATCTAACTTGATAGTATTATacatttggtttgtttggataccaatatcatttcaaataatatttggtttgcatcatgaacacatttttcaactcacttttttatattctcaactacttttttatctcacatacatcacatcacaaaaagtgctaaagtagttattccaaataatatttcaaataacactaCTCTATCCAAAAgtgcataaaaaattaatctttaAATATATAGATTTTGTTCTCTGTTAATTatgttttctaatttttaaattCTGATTTTCgataatcaatttttttaacattttgaaCCGCCTTCATATTTAGATCCTAGACTTTTTTAATaagcaaaaaaattaaattaaaatataaaatttacccaataGTAGCTCTAGTTGATTATTATTCTTCTCTATAATTACCTTTTATAATAAACATTTACAAAATCTACAACAAACCTCAACAAACCCACCGGATTTTGGTGTAATGGCTAAAATTGAGATTCTAGAAATTacgacttttttttttgcaaatacgTCTGTAACTTGTAAAATTACACCTCttttgtataatttcttttttacaGTTTTAGTTGAACAAAAGAGGAggggaaaaaagggaaaaaaaactacCGTTAATTTCGTCGGATTCTTGCGTGGTGTACCTGGCTacattttcttaacaaatttgTTGTTTGGAAGAGCCATGGCCATTGCACTATCATCAGCAGCATTATCAGGGAAAGGGACTATAAACCCATTGACTAGAGTTCTGCATTTCGACCGTAACTGCTACTATTCCTCAACACCCAAATTAAAACCCATTTTCTCCCTTTCCCTAAAAAGGCCAAGATTTTCATCTAGAGCTGCTGCAACAATGTCTTATGATAAAGAACTTGCTGCTGCCAAGAAAGCTTGTTCTCTTGCTGCTCGCCTCTGCCAAGTATTATTTCGTAAAGCCCTCTTTCTTTAGTTGAAATTCTTGCTTAATCTTACATGAATTTATCTGAATTTGCTCatttttttgtgtttgaatTGAGAATTTAAGCAGAACCCAGATGCCAAAATTGCTTCTTTAGCATAACCAATTTGGCTAATTTGATATGAGTGTTGGTTTTAATTACTTCACCTGAAACCCTTTTTCTGGTCGAGTGTATTGAGGCGGAATGTTTTACCGTGTTAGGGATTGTCTTAGCATTGGCTTCAATGGCTTAATGTGGATGCTGCATTTTGACACCACGGCTTTGCAAGTATTACTAAGTTTGTTTTGAGGTTTGAGGATTATTACATTTCAACGTTGACTTCTGCGTCTCAGTTGCTAAATCTCTGTTTTGGAGTGATATAGGAAAAAACTTTGAGAATCTGATCATCTAATGTTAGTAGGATGTGCTGTAAAAAATGAGCCTGTTGATTTAGAAGAAGATTTTTTTGGTTTGTGAGGGAAATGATGGAGAGTTTGGTAATCTAGTATTGTCAGTAGAGAATTAAAGTGCCTTTAACAGCAAAAATTTGAAAGGCAAACTAGTTGCCACTAGACTGAAGCTGGTCCTGAAACAGCTGTAGCAGTATTTCTCTCCTGTTGACAGCCTTGTTCTTTATCATCTTCAGCATTTGGATATTGCACCTTAGGATAAAACTCCATAAAGCAGTTGATTGTTACCTTTTACAATTCAGACAGGATTTTACAACTCGAGTTGAGAAATAGTAAGTCATTTGGTACTCAGTCGTTTGAAAGACTATGGTTTAGTCAAGCTATTGATAGAAGTCATGTTCAGCTTGACTCCATCTATTATGAGCTTGTGTTTAATTAACATAACTTCTCTGCTCATCTCTATTTAATGGAATGAGCCTTTTCATGAGAGCTTATTTAACGTAATCTTCGCTCTTGACAATTTTGTTCTGAGATTTAAATAATTATGTTTCATTAGATGCTTTAAGTCTCTAAAAGTAAGATTCTAAAGGATATAATGACTTATATGCACCCTGCATTAACAATAAAACTATACTTGAGCATGGTGCGTGAACTTTTGTATTTGACATTTTCACTCTTTATCCAAGCTTAGTGATATGGGTATTCTAGGAGCAAGTTTTTGCTAGAGCTTCACTGAGCTGAAACCCAGGAAATGAGGGTGAATGTCCTTGTTCTTCTTAAACATTTTTAAGTACTTCTGGCAGAATACTTATTGTAGTAACACTTCCACTGGCATAGGGAAAAACATAGCCTTTTAAAAACACTGCAAAGTTTTATCTTTTTATTGCTTCTAGCTATCTGTGTGTAGACCATTGGTTATGTAGATACATTCTCCATAGAGCTGCAATTTTGTAATAGCCTATCAATTTTTAGGGATGAAATAGCACAGATAGCTCATTTAATATATTCTGTATTGCATTTTCTGCAAATTAATTTCTGGTATGTTGGAGAACTCTACTTCTCCTTTCTAATTTCTTAGACTGACTTGCACcaggaaaataattcttttcaCTGTCTAAAAGTAACTCATTCCATTGTAAGACATATGAAAGTAGGCTATGAGTTTGATTTCCTCTTCTGTTTTCAATACGGCAACATCAGAAACTTACATGAGCAAAAATCCCTGAGTTTTGCATTATCAAATTTTCAGTTACCACGAATAAGTGTTATACGCATCTTCATCAGTCAAAGTTTTATGTGTTTGTACACTTCTCTGCTAAGTTTTGTCTGAGACCTGTGTAGCACTTGGAACTCCTGTGTGCAGAAAGTGCAGAAAGCATTATTGCAGTCGGATGTCCATGCAAAATCTGATAAAAGTCCTGTAACAGTAGCTGATTATGGTACGTAATATTTACTTTAATATTAAGTCCTTGGAGTTGTATTCTTTTATGAGACTGCAATTAATCCAAACatttctgttttt
This window encodes:
- the LOC113701556 gene encoding WAT1-related protein At5g40240, with the translated sequence MGSWKRTCWYGEVFPFTAMVTMECINVGMNTIFKAATVKGLNYHVFMLYSYGIAALLLLPLCYFFHRNSRLPPFTFGLLARFFSLGLLGFVAQYLGNTGIEYSTPTLASAMSNIAPASTFVLAVLFRMEKLEMKSLSSQVKIIGCAITIAGALVVVLYKGPVLLRSPASSASVFAQAALVTLTTGTKQSNWVKGGAILAAEYVVASLWYIYQAKAIGEYPAELVVVFFYNLSCMIIAAPICLIEVPISSAWNIFKLDVQLYAVLYAGVLGTGFVILVHTWCLHVKGPVYVASFRPLSIAIAAILGFIFLGDNLYLGSVIGSLIISIGFYVLIWAKAQEASGDKSQSGTIFRESASRNAPLLDEYDDSTDEGHATTTA